The genomic window ACTACCTGCTGGGTGGCATCCGCATTGGAAATCAGGCTGCAGGCATGAAGGGGCACGTGAGCAATTATGCGCGTGTGCAACTAGGTGTCACGGCTGGCATCTGGATGCTGCTGCGCGTTGCTTACTACTGGCTGGATCGTTACGGCCTGCTGCAGCGCCAGCATGACACTTTCACCGGTGGCAGTTACACGGATATCAACGCGATGTTGCCGGCAAAAATCATCCTCATGGTGATTGCGGCAGTGGTGGCGTTCGCTTTCTTCTCGGTCATCGTGCTGAAGGATCTGCGAATTCCCGCGGTGTCTACCGTGCTGATGGTGCTGAGTGCCATTGTGATTGGCTCGGCTTGGCCCATGATGATGGAGCGCTTCTCGGTGCAGCCCAACCGCGCGGAGAAGGAATCGGAATACATTTCCCGCAATATCGAGGCCACGCGCTTCGCCTATGGCATTACCGATGACAAAGTGACGTACAAGGATAATTGGGGCGCCGACGGTGCTTCCGCTGAAGCAGTTGCTTCGGATGTGGCTACGGTTTCGAATATCCGCTTGCTCGACCCAGAGATCATCTCGCCCACCTTCACTCAGCAGCAGCAACTGCGTAACTTCTACGGCTTCCCCAAGTCGCTACAGGTTGATCGTTACAACGTCGATGGCCAGATGCGTGACTTCGTGGTGGCCGCCCGTGAGCTGGATCCCCAGGCCCTGAAGGAAAACCAGAAGGACTGGATCAACCGCCACACCGTGTACACGCACGGCAACGGCATTGTGGCAGCTCCCGCGAACCAGGTGGATGAGGTCGCTCGCGACGTGGGTTCCGCCCGTGGCGGTTACCCCGTCTATACCGTGTCTGATTTGCAGAAAACAACCGACGAGGCCAAGAAGATTGGTTTGGCGCTGGATCAGCCGCGCACCTACTTCGGCCCCGTGATTGCCAATTCGCCCGATGGCGCTGATTATGCAGTGGTGGGTTCAGCCGACGGCAACTCGGTCGAATACGACACCGATGCCGAAACCTACACTTACGACGGCAAGGGTGGCGTGAATATTGGCAACATTGTCAATCGCGCCGCCTATGCAGTGCAGTACCAGGAGTTGAACTTGGTGCTGTCTGATCGTGTGAATGAAAACTCTAAGATCATTTACAACCGTGATCCGCGTGAGCGCGTACATAAGGTTGCGCCATGGCTCACCACCGATAAGACCACGTACCCGGCGGTGATCGATGGGCGAATCAAGTGGGTTGTAGATGGCTACACCACGCTGTCGAGCCTGCCCTATGCAGAGCGCACTTCGCTGACCGAATCCACTAACGATTCCTCCCAGGCCGTGGGCGATGGCCAGCAGCGCCTGGTGACAGATCAGGTGGGCTATATCCGCAACTCGGTGAAGGCTGTGGTGGATTCCTACGACGGTTCCGTGGAGCTTTACGAGTTCGATGAAAACGACCCGGTGCTCAAGGCTTGGGAGGGCATCTTCCCGGGTACGGTGAAGCCGAAGTCGGACATTTCCGAGCAGCTTATGGATCACCTGCGCTACCCGGAGGACATGTTCAAGGTGCAGCGCGAAATGCTCGCCCGCTACCACGTGGATGATGCCCGCGACTTCTTCACCAATGACCGTTTCTGGTCGGTGCCAAACGATCCCTCCGCAACTGAGGGGAAGAATGAGAAGGCGCAGCCGCCCTACTACGTGGTGGCTTCCGACCCGGAAACGAACAAGCCCGCTTTCCAACTCATCACCCCTTTCCGAGGTCTGCAGCGCGAGTACTTGGCAGCCCATATGACGGTGACCTCGGATCCTGAGAACTACGGCAAGATCACCGTGCGCGTGTTGCCCACCAACACGCTCACCCAAGGACCGAAGCAGGCGCAGGATACGATGATGTCCTCGGACCAGATCGCTTCTGATCGCACCTTGTGGAAGGACACCAACGATCTCTACAACGGCAACCTACTCACCCTGCCGGTGGGTGGGGGCGAGATCCTCTACGTGGAGCCGTTGTACTCGCAGCGCAAGGGACAGGAATCGGCCTTCCCCAAACTGTTGCGTGTGCTGGTGTCGTACCAAGGCAAGGTGGGGTATGCGCCGACGATCTCTGAGGCGCTGAGCCAGGTGGGCATCGACCCTAAGGCGGCGCAGGATCTTGACGAGGCCAAGAAGTTGGAAAACACTTCCAGCGAAAGTAAGCCAGAAACCAAGACTGAGCAGAAGCCTTCCGCGCCCGCGACCGCGTCCGGCAGTGAAGGTGAAGCAATTCAGAAGATCAACGATGCCCTGACGAACTTGCAGGAAGCCCGCGGCGGCAGCAATGAGGAATATGGTCGCGCCCTTGACGAGCTAGACAAGGCCGTCGAGGAGTACCAAAAGGTAGCCGGCCAGCAATAAGCAGCTTTTCGACGCCAACCCCACGCACTTCCAGTGTCTGAGCTGGGAGTTTGCGTGGGGGGTGGTGTTCTGTGTAGTGTTATCACTCGTTGCACAGAACGGTAAAGTTCAAAGCAATACGGCGCGGGGTGGAGCAGCTCGGTAGCTCGCTGGGCTCATAACCCAGAGGTCGTAGGTTCGAATCCTGCCCCCGCTACTAATCCGGAACCCTCGGTTTGCGAAAGTGAACCGGGGGTTTCTTGCATTGAGTCAAGACGTCGTTGGTGTCGATATCATCAAAGCCGCGGAACAATCCGTGAAGGAAAACACGGAAAGCGGAGCAGATGGTGAAGTGTAAACGAAGGGCGCTGTGATGATTTTGACGTTGAGTGCGAAATGGCAGATCGATCCCAACGGGCCTCTCCGGAAAGCTGAACAGGCAGAAGATCTATGGAGCGTGATAAACGCAGTCGGGTCCTTAATGTCCGGGGAACCCCTCTTTCCGTGGTTCCTCGGGGAAAGCAACGAGGATGGACTCCTTTTCGACGGGTCGCCCGAAGATCTGGTCCTCGAGTTTTATTCTGCCGAGCATGCGAAACCATCCGCAGTTGAGTTTCTTCCAGCGATCATGCTTGCCACCGATATTGCCTTGCGGAACGCATTCTCCACGTTCGATCTGGCGAATGTGAGACTGAGCCTCCATCCAGGCGAGCAGTCCTGTGCGCTTTCGCGGCCGTGGTGGGACAATTACTTCAACCAGTCGCGAGGTGGCACGCGGCATCTGGTGAAGCTCGCCCCGGCGCTGCCCGATATCGGACATGCCGCACAATCGGCCTGCCCCAATCTCTTCAGCGTGGAGGGCGACAACCTCATTGCTGGTTCCTGGGGGCTAGTCGAGTGTGCGGTTCTGGTGGCGGTGGTCACCTCAGTAATGCCCGTATGGTCGACACTCGCGATAGAATCTCGCCTGCTGGCTCCTGATCATCCCGTTTCCTCTAGCGATGCGACGATCGCAAAGCAACAGAAGATGAAGGCCTCATCGACTATCACTGATTCCCTTCGGGATTGAGTGGTGCCCGGAGAGCCTCGATTGACTCGTTGTTCACCCGCGTTTTGCGGAAGCAGCACACTACACCTTTCAGCACGATCCATTCACCACGCTGCGGGATAGAAGCTCAGGCAGGGGATGCGTGCAGTCTTTGGAAAAGTTTCACGTTGAGGAAGAATTCTGGTTGTCTCAACCGGGTCAAGAACTTCAGAGCCTTAATTCCGCGACTCAACCTCTTTCCAATTCAAATTGCAAGAGACAGCTTTCTGGCGAGAGATTCACGTCACATTGCAACGATTACTGTTACGCTCATTTAATGAGGGGAAGAAAATAGTTTTCTCAGACACGCGAGCTTTCAGTTAAGAGAATTGCATGCGAAAGATGTCAACCCCTGCGGCGCTGATGCACGTTGCTGTTTCAATGTCGGTCGTTCCAGTTTCGGCGATGGCCAATCAATCCGCACCAAGTGAGATTTTTTCGGGTAAGTAACCCGTTAGTAGCATCCCACCGGAGGCTCTGGCGTTTTTAGGTGGCGAGCTTCGGGGACTCACTACACACACTTTGTCGATTTATGGTTATGGCGACATTGTCGCAACCATTGATAGTGACTTTGGAGAGATAACTGGTACATATCCGGATGGCTCCATTAAAAACGATCAACGCCGGGGATGTCGCTCAATCACTGCAAGCTCGACTCAGCGATGCCACCCCAGAACAGATCGCCATACTGCAAGTGTCCATGCAAGATCGTGTTTCGAAAGAACAGGTTTGCCCCTATATCGTTGGCCTCGATAGCGGTGGGCATACATTTGCTTGGAGGCAGGTGCGCGCAATGGCAGCAGTTAATTCTGGCAGTGCACTACTCACTGCTTTGGGTCAAGGCGCTTTCCGGATATGGGTATCTACCCGTTGTTAGAGGAGTTTCTAATGGCACAAATTTTGATTGGAGTTACGGTGTTTTGGCAGAGTGTCTTGGCTATGCCTAGGGCCTGCGGCAACGCATGAAGTCAGATCCAAACCTCCAGGGAAAAGGGCTTAAAGCGCAATTGAAGAAGCGCTAGAAGGCAAAGCTGGACTGAATAGCCCGTACAAACCGCCTGAGCGTCGAAAAGCAAAAATCCCCACGAGTCCGACGTTAATTGCACAGTCGAACAGGTGGGGATTTTTAGCAGTCTCTTGAAAGGATGGGTTCTTAATTAGCGCAGGGAAAGCGGCACGGTGACGTTCTGGCCGTCGATGGTGGTGTAGGCGACGCAGCCGGTGAGGGTCTGGAAATCACCGGCGAAGCCTGCCTGACCTTCGCATACTACGGGGGTGGTGCCGTCGATCTTCACCATGGTGTCGGGGCCAGCAATGCCGATGGCGAGGCCGGGGTTCACGCCGTGAGCTTCCACGTGTGCGCCTTCACCGACGGCGATTGCTGCGGGGCCGGAGAGGTTGGAAGCGTGAGCGGTCGCCTTACCGCCGAGTGCGGAAACGCCCAGTGCAATGGCATCTTCAGCCTTGGCGGTGGCGTGACCGTTCTGGATGTCCCAGTTGGGCAGCGCGCCTGCGACGTTGAGGCCCGGTGCGGTTGGCTGAATGAAGTCTTGCAGAGTTGCGGCTTGTGCAGCGGCGGGGGCGAGGAAGGCTGCGCCCAGTAGGGTCGTAGAGGCGATCTTGGTGGAACGGTTCATGGTTTTTCTCCTTGGGGTGGTGAATTATTCGGCGGGGAGGAGGACGGAGTCGATCAGGTAGACCTGTGCGTTTTCGGTGGGCACGTTGCCGCAGCCGATGGTGGCGTCATTGACCTTCATCGGGTCGCCATCGGTGACTTTCAGCTTGGAGCCCTGCACGGTGGTGTGTTCACCAACGACTGCATTGACGTCGGCCTTGCCGTCGACCACGTGGTAGGTCAGGATCTTGCTCAGCAGATCGGAATCAGTCTTAAGCTTTTCGACGGTTGCCGCGTCCAACTTTTCAAACGCTGCATTCGTGGGAGCGAAGATGGTCCACTGACCATCCTTGATGGTGGCCACCAGATTCACATCTGGGTTGAGTTCGCCGGTGAGCGCTGCGGTCAGGGTGGAGAGCTCGGGAATGTTCGGCAGTGCCTCAACCACATTCTGGCCGGAGATGACCTCGAGGGAGGCCGGGCCATCCGGGTGCGCGTCAGCATATGCCTGGCACAGTGGCCCCTTCGGTGCTGCCGCTGCCATGGCGCCAGAGGTGCTCGTTGAGGCGGCTTCGGAAGTGGCGGTGGTGGTCTGAGAGCTTGCTGCGGTGGATGTGCTCTCTGCTTCATTGCTGTCAGTTGAGCATGCGCCGAGCATCAGTCCGGCTGCGGCCAACACGGCTGCTGCCGTGGAGATGGGGCGTCGCTTGAGCTGCATGTTGCTCCATTTCGTTGAGTGTTTTCAGCAGCGGTGTTGCTGCCTTCACACAGTGTTCGGAGCCGTGTGGTGGGGTGGGTGGGTGCGAAAGAAAAAATTTTTTCTTGTGTATGGTTGGGCACGTGCCAGACACTCAATTGCAGCCAGCTACGCTGCTCGAAGCCACGTCAATGGGGGACGTCGCTGCTTTCGAGCAGTTGTTTCGTCTGCTGAATAGGCGTGTCTACGGCTTGGCTGTGCGCATCGTCGTCGATCCGGCGCTCGCGGAAGACGTAGCCCATGACGCCTGGTTATCGGTGTGGAACAACGCAAAGAGTTTCGATGCCACAAAAGGCTCGGCCGAAGGTTGGATTCTGTCGGTGACGCACAGAAGAGCCGTAGATTTCCTGCGCAGCCGATCTTCGCAAGACAAGAGAAACGATGACTTCGCACAGCAGGAAGCACGCGCGATCGGCGGGGCCGATGAATGGGCGTTGCGCCTCGACGAGCACGCCGAAGTTGCAGCGTGTTTTGAAGCGCTGAGTGTGAAGCAGCGCGAGGCTGTATCTCTAGCTTACTTCAAAGGATTCACTTACAAGCAGGTAGCGGAACAATTAGGGGCGACTCATTCAGCAATTAAAACCCGACTGCGGGACGCAATGGCAGCGTTAAGGAGGTGCATGAGCTCGTGAATGCACAGCAACCATCACGAGAGGAGCTGGAGATGCTCGCTGCGCTTTCGGCTCTGGGGGCTCTGCCCGAAGATGAGCAGCGCGCCGCGGACGAGCTTCGCGATGAAGAATTCGCTCACCATGAAGGCCAGTTCCGTGACATTGCGGCCGGTCTGAGTGCCGAGGTAGCGATGCCGAACGAGGAAACTGCGTGGCAACGCCTGCGCGCTGACATCGGCACTGAAGGCGCATCCGTCACGGCCATTGCTACTCGACGCAAACGCCAGGTGTGGTTGGCGTCAGTAGCTGCAGTTCTGGTGCTCATTGTCGGTGTCATTGCAGTGCCCCGGGTGATGAAGTCTCCGGAATCGGAAGTGACGCAGGCGGCCGTGAATACCGTTGAGGTGCCGGTGGCTGGCGGCACGGTCACGTTGGAATATCGCCCAGGCTTTGATCAGGCAAAGGTACAGCTTCATAACGTGCCCGCTCCGCCCCCGGATCAGGCGTACCAGATGTGGCTGCTGAAAGACTCAGGACCAAGCTCGGCTGGCGTGATGGAATCGGAAGAGGTAGTTCCAGACATGGAGGCCGATATTGATGGTGTGGCGCAGGCCAAGGCCTTCATGATCACCCAAGAGCCTGCAGGCGGATCATCTGCGCCCTCAAAGACTCTGTTTGAAGTGTCACTTGAGTCCTAGGCTTGTGATTCACCGAAATGTTTGGTGTTGAGATTTCACCTTGTGCTTGAAAATGGGCCGTAGACCTTCGCATTCCTGAATAAAGCGGAGGTCTACGAAGTATCGAGGACGTTTGGATTACAGCGCCTCGCTCATCTTGCCGGGGTAGTCGGTAATAATGCCATCGCAGCCGAGTTTTTTGAGCGAACGCGCTGTGTCTACATCATTGACAGTCCAGGGGATCAATTTCATGCCTTCTGCGTGCGTCTGATTGACAAGGTCCTGATCTACCAACTCATAGTCGGGGCTCAGCACGGTTGCGCCCACGGATTGTGCTGCTGCCACTACGCCGTCGTCGTAGGTTGCGCTGCCGAGCCATACAGAGTTTGGGGTGAAAGTGGTTGAATCGTACAGTGCCACCCTCTCGATACCTTCCGGTACCAACTCCAGCGAGGACCAGTCGAAGCTCTGGATCATGATGTCGTCGCGGCGTCCGAAGCGGTCTGCGCTGGCGACGATGGCGTCCACGAACTCTTGTGGCGGTGCGGAAAGCTCCGGTTTTTCAGCTTCGATTTTCGTCTCAATATTGAAACGTACCTCGTGATCTTTCGCGAGTTTAAAGACGTTATCAAGCTGGAGAATCTTGTTATTTTCCACCACAGAAGCGTCCGGAAAATCAGTGAGTTGTTTACCGCAGTCAAGCGTTTGAAGCTGCTCGAAAGTGAGCGTGCGAACCGGTTTACCTACGTATTCGCCTGAGCATTTCTCTGCCTCGATGATTGGATCGTGCCACACGGCTGGGACGTGATCGGCTGTCATCACCACATCAAGCTCCAAGGTGTCCACGCCAACTTCGAGTGCCCGCTCAAAAGCCTGGCGGGATTCCTCCGTGAATTCCCCGCGGGCTCCGCGGTGACCTTGCAAATCGAAATCTCCGGGATTATTGCTGCAGCTCATAAGGGCGAGCGCTGCAAGTCCCGCCGCTATTGCGCGCTTCACTTTGCACTCCTCATCAGCGCGCGCTCCTGCTTACCAACGAGAGCAAAGAGCAGCATGGTGAGCAAAGCGAAGGCAATGAACACCATGAACGTGATATTCCAGCCAAAATTCTGCACAATTACGCCAACACCGGTAGAAGCCAAGGTGGCGCCGAGCAGGTAGCCGAAAAGACCGGTGAAGCCCGCCGCTGTGCCCGCCACATTGTGTGGGGAAAGGTCGATGGCCTGAAGACCGATCAACATTACAGGGCCGTAGATGAAGCCACCGATGAGAGCAACAAACACGATGAGGACCCACATTGGGGTACCAACGGGGAGCAGCCAATAGGTGGCGATGCTGATTCCTGCGCCGAGTGTGAACAAGATACCGGCACCTGAGCGGAAGCCATGGAAGATTTTGTCGGACATGAAGCCACATGCGATCGTGCCAACGATGCCGGCGAGCTCGAAGGCTGCAAAGCCCACGAGCCCCTTGCCGATCTCCGCGTCGTGCTTTTCGCTGAGGAATACAGTGACCCAGTTGAGTACGCCATAGCGCAGTGCATAAACAAACACGTTGGCGATGGCGAGCATCACGATGGTCTTGTTGGTCAACACGTGCTTGTATACTCGCTGAGCTGTAGTGAGACCATCGTCGGCGGCGCTAACCTTTGCTGGGTCGTTGCGGTATTCCTCAATCGGCGGGAGACCTTGGGATTCGGGTGTGTCCCGCACGAGCAGGAAGCCGATCGCTGCCACTACGAGTGCCACGACTGCGGGGAACCAGAAAGCTACTTGCCATTGATCGTGGAAGAAGTACAGGCCAACACCCACCAATGCAGGAAGTGCAGCGCCACCAACATTGTGCGCGGTGTTCCATAAGGAAGTGACGGACCCGCGTTCATTGGTTGAGTACCAGTGCACGAGCACACGTCCGCATGGCGGCCAGCCCATACCTTGGAACCAGCCGTTGAGGAACATGGCGGTGGCGAAGATGCCTACTGATGCTGAAAGGTAGGGGACGTTCGCGATCAGAAGGTTCATCACCGCAGAAAGCGCGAGTCCCAGCGGCATGAAGTAACGGGCATTGGCCTGGTCCGAGATCATGGCCGAGAAGAATTTCGACAACCCGTAGGCAAACAGAACGGCGTTGGCAATGATGCCGACGCCGACTTTGTCGATCCCCGTATCGTCGAGCAGCAGAGGTGCGATCAGTGAGATGTTGTTGCGGATGAGGTAGAAGCCGGCGTAACCGATGAAGATGCCCAAAAAGACTTGCACGCGCAGCCGCGGGTACAGGCTGCGAATTTCAGAGTCTGTTTTTCGCTGCTGAGGGGGTGGTGCAGCGAGCCATCCCAGTTTCATGGATGTTCCTTCCGATGGAAATAAACAATACTCTTTACAATTTAATCCTAAGTGTTGATTTATGGTGGGGAATTGCAAAGTATTGTCAGCTCCAACTGAGGCACGCCGCGTACAGGGTCCGGGTGGCTCAGGGCGATTGTGGCTATCAGTGTAGAGACGCCGCCTGCATCGATTTCATCGTCGTAGGCGGCGACCTATGTTGTGATTTTTTGCGGAGAGTGCGTTACTGCACCGTCGTTGAACCAATTGCGGGAAGTACGGTGCAAACTTCGCCGTTTTGGTAGGCGGTCTTACCGGCAACAGCGGCGATTACGGAACCCTGCCCAGTCTTGACCACCTTGGAGGTTTGGGCGTGGACGCCGAGGCTGAGGAAGGAATCATCGAGTGCGTCGATGCCACCCTTGAAGGTTGTCAGGTTCAGCCATGCCACTTTGACGTCGGAGCCTTTGGTTAGTGGTGCGAGTTGATCTTCGCCTACA from Corynebacterium gerontici includes these protein-coding regions:
- a CDS encoding fasciclin domain-containing protein, whose translation is MQLKRRPISTAAAVLAAAGLMLGACSTDSNEAESTSTAASSQTTTATSEAASTSTSGAMAAAAPKGPLCQAYADAHPDGPASLEVISGQNVVEALPNIPELSTLTAALTGELNPDVNLVATIKDGQWTIFAPTNAAFEKLDAATVEKLKTDSDLLSKILTYHVVDGKADVNAVVGEHTTVQGSKLKVTDGDPMKVNDATIGCGNVPTENAQVYLIDSVLLPAE
- a CDS encoding sigma-70 family RNA polymerase sigma factor; this translates as MPDTQLQPATLLEATSMGDVAAFEQLFRLLNRRVYGLAVRIVVDPALAEDVAHDAWLSVWNNAKSFDATKGSAEGWILSVTHRRAVDFLRSRSSQDKRNDDFAQQEARAIGGADEWALRLDEHAEVAACFEALSVKQREAVSLAYFKGFTYKQVAEQLGATHSAIKTRLRDAMAALRRCMSS
- a CDS encoding MFS transporter, translating into MKLGWLAAPPPQQRKTDSEIRSLYPRLRVQVFLGIFIGYAGFYLIRNNISLIAPLLLDDTGIDKVGVGIIANAVLFAYGLSKFFSAMISDQANARYFMPLGLALSAVMNLLIANVPYLSASVGIFATAMFLNGWFQGMGWPPCGRVLVHWYSTNERGSVTSLWNTAHNVGGAALPALVGVGLYFFHDQWQVAFWFPAVVALVVAAIGFLLVRDTPESQGLPPIEEYRNDPAKVSAADDGLTTAQRVYKHVLTNKTIVMLAIANVFVYALRYGVLNWVTVFLSEKHDAEIGKGLVGFAAFELAGIVGTIACGFMSDKIFHGFRSGAGILFTLGAGISIATYWLLPVGTPMWVLIVFVALIGGFIYGPVMLIGLQAIDLSPHNVAGTAAGFTGLFGYLLGATLASTGVGVIVQNFGWNITFMVFIAFALLTMLLFALVGKQERALMRSAK
- a CDS encoding anti-sigma factor, with the translated sequence MNAQQPSREELEMLAALSALGALPEDEQRAADELRDEEFAHHEGQFRDIAAGLSAEVAMPNEETAWQRLRADIGTEGASVTAIATRRKRQVWLASVAAVLVLIVGVIAVPRVMKSPESEVTQAAVNTVEVPVAGGTVTLEYRPGFDQAKVQLHNVPAPPPDQAYQMWLLKDSGPSSAGVMESEEVVPDMEADIDGVAQAKAFMITQEPAGGSSAPSKTLFEVSLES
- a CDS encoding glycerophosphodiester phosphodiesterase family protein; this encodes MKRAIAAGLAALALMSCSNNPGDFDLQGHRGARGEFTEESRQAFERALEVGVDTLELDVVMTADHVPAVWHDPIIEAEKCSGEYVGKPVRTLTFEQLQTLDCGKQLTDFPDASVVENNKILQLDNVFKLAKDHEVRFNIETKIEAEKPELSAPPQEFVDAIVASADRFGRRDDIMIQSFDWSSLELVPEGIERVALYDSTTFTPNSVWLGSATYDDGVVAAAQSVGATVLSPDYELVDQDLVNQTHAEGMKLIPWTVNDVDTARSLKKLGCDGIITDYPGKMSEAL
- a CDS encoding UPF0182 family protein, coding for MAPRQTRPTSAKRPSRKIANIIALVVVLFALVPLLIGLYTDWLWFGEVDFRNVFSKVLITRIALFFIFALVGAGITWLAGWLTYRGRPDELEILGIGGPVGEYRKVLDQSVHRFLLLLPLIVGVLSGFLGQRNWQTVQLFLNRQDFGVQDPQFHMDYGFYAFTLPMLWIIVGTLSVLVALAFFIALVGHYLLGGIRIGNQAAGMKGHVSNYARVQLGVTAGIWMLLRVAYYWLDRYGLLQRQHDTFTGGSYTDINAMLPAKIILMVIAAVVAFAFFSVIVLKDLRIPAVSTVLMVLSAIVIGSAWPMMMERFSVQPNRAEKESEYISRNIEATRFAYGITDDKVTYKDNWGADGASAEAVASDVATVSNIRLLDPEIISPTFTQQQQLRNFYGFPKSLQVDRYNVDGQMRDFVVAARELDPQALKENQKDWINRHTVYTHGNGIVAAPANQVDEVARDVGSARGGYPVYTVSDLQKTTDEAKKIGLALDQPRTYFGPVIANSPDGADYAVVGSADGNSVEYDTDAETYTYDGKGGVNIGNIVNRAAYAVQYQELNLVLSDRVNENSKIIYNRDPRERVHKVAPWLTTDKTTYPAVIDGRIKWVVDGYTTLSSLPYAERTSLTESTNDSSQAVGDGQQRLVTDQVGYIRNSVKAVVDSYDGSVELYEFDENDPVLKAWEGIFPGTVKPKSDISEQLMDHLRYPEDMFKVQREMLARYHVDDARDFFTNDRFWSVPNDPSATEGKNEKAQPPYYVVASDPETNKPAFQLITPFRGLQREYLAAHMTVTSDPENYGKITVRVLPTNTLTQGPKQAQDTMMSSDQIASDRTLWKDTNDLYNGNLLTLPVGGGEILYVEPLYSQRKGQESAFPKLLRVLVSYQGKVGYAPTISEALSQVGIDPKAAQDLDEAKKLENTSSESKPETKTEQKPSAPATASGSEGEAIQKINDALTNLQEARGGSNEEYGRALDELDKAVEEYQKVAGQQ